The DNA window ttttgacaaaccattcagtttgtaacaatcaattatatctaatttataaattacatgcatgcgtgtatttagaatgaaatacggaacttggtcttcagtgaacaaaaatatattattcctaaatggaaaccgttaggttcactatagtaggctttcttagttaataaatttaaaccgagtagatatacgttcatctaatttatagctataaaaatgtaagaaagaaaatgaaatcatttcttttatgaaatgcattgatactattagggtatttgttcaatttcccgcaatttcccggttttcatgatcgcggcgccgttccaatatgtttaaatatttacatgtaattgtatgaacatgatttttaaactatcaattctataacaaacaaaattaccaattaccggtgacatatttactgcatgtggcaattgcaaatgacttgtatatacaattgtatgatgtgccaggccgggtatatttgacatatttacccttatacatatatttaaataatcaacccctatttatgatcatcggtacattaattaattagcctcaagattttactcttacatacatgtatcattaatttgtagacgtaacatctttgaaacccagagctaggaaataatactttgaaaatgaattacaaatgtaaattaacttttattcactagacttatcgtatactcgtacatactaagtttcaacgcctttagaaaccctgacgtgcacctgggcacacgacacacctgttgtgtatatcttgtatattctgtgttagttccaggggttttcttaagttggacaaacaatagactttaattagatatacacaaacatgcacctgggcacacgacacaactgttgtgtatatcttgtatattctgtgttagttccaggggttttcttaagttggacaaacaatagactctaattagatatacacaaacgaacaaaactatgtctagacaaacaaagcagtaatatcctgcccgatataacaaaggcagttgagagtcttttcatctttaacatgtatctagcagatctagagttagaaataatgaaaattgaaaaaaaaatacaaaccttaaaccgattatcaaattaaatcatgcatttttggttcattatctttattttgtttaataaccggaggaacagagagagagagagagagagagagagagagagagagagagagagagagagagagagagagagagagagagagagagagagagatttttttcaccgattaatttataataggaaacaaacatattttaattagttttatgcacatattaagatacagagactgcgctcatccctacaataattttgaaaccccccaaaaattataaagaattttatgacggcaatctgtgtccatcggagcggtgctgatggtagcgatctgtgtttaatggagcgacgattaaaaccgcctggaacaccccccccccccttccttggaaattatattatcactcggatgaccccctcccatctctataaaagagcttttgcatttaatatatgtttttattgttcagcttgatcaatattgacttaaaggccacttaaagacagtgtaaaggcagtgtaaagagagcgtaaatgccacttaaagatgcttaaagatggcttaaaggtggcttaaaggtggcttaaagaagtttggacattaaggacctataagcacttgcttaaaggtgacttaaaggcggcttaaaggttgtatagcctttaagctcctttaagtcacctttaagccacctttaaggacttgcttaaagatggtttttcgccctgtgaatacaacttgaaaacatgttgactaccgaatatcggaacataataaacgatgctattaaatacaaattaagttataaccatgggaaagcacggaatgttttattcatagtgttttgtaaggatctgtaccgggagtgaaacagtcgccgatttatatgaaagctttcatgccataaaaccaaatatcgttgtcgtgaataaataaaataaaacagagctcattgaacctttaaaagcaataaccataagcaggaacgaATATACTAAcaggataggcaacttctacattcgccatgtttacttcccatgctatcacgcgagccttgacaagtttgcaGAACTATGTataatcccagtaaaatatataggtttttaaagcgatctggttagaccatcgttggggaggcactgtactcgagaacttgtgcctcaacttgttaaaagcaccgaatgtagaaccaaagatcacacatgtttttttttaaattctatatttacaagcactgcgattggatcagctactcgcagctgcagccaatcataaaatggagcttgtcaccgagttttcgtaatgaaatccgccaagggtttatgggaagcaaagtggaccgaaaacccttggctagcgaagatgctccATACATTGAAGTACATTGTTCTGGAGATTGTTGCACGTAAAAATGGCGACTGTCGATcctataaacatattttttttgtatgtggtGCACTGTAGCTTTACAGCATGTCATCATGAATTTTCAAgtagagctacagatctgcagctatgCAGAACTATACCACCCAATCAAGTGCTTGCAGTTTTTTTTCCCtgtcattcattttttatcactATGGAATAAAGACATTAGTTTGATTTGagttaaatgataattttatgcttttatatttcaatattacttAATTTAGAATGTAGATAAtcatttgtatatgtttatttattgtaGAGATAATGCTTTACTGACAATGACAAGATTTCATCCTTACCATGGGCAGAACATTTGCCTTCTCCGTGACAACATGGTGGCATACAGAGAAACAAGCTTTGCACATGCAATAACATTCAGTGAAAAGCCCCTTAGACCAGGAGATATATTCCTTGTTGAAATAGAGAAGAACGAACGTGGGTGGAGTGGGCACATGAGGATAGGACTAACGCAATTCAATCCCGCTGATCACTTTGAATTACCACAGTATGCACTTCCAGATCTCCATAACATGGGCAAATCATGGATATTTGCTGTGACTAAATCTCATAACAAAGTCATGTTGGATGAGGAGGGGGACACTGATAATGGTGATGAACCGTACCAGTCCGTCATAGGTGAGACGGACATCATACAGACCCCGCAAGGCTCGTTTAGTCACAGCTTATTGTTACCTTTAAAACAACTGtttcctttaaataaaagtagAAATAATTCATATAATGTGCCCAAAAAGAATTTGTTGGCAACAGATGTGGGCAGTAGGATTGGTATAATGTATAAAGTGAACGGTGACACGGCCGAAATGAGGTTCATAATCAATGGGGAGGATCAGGGGCCATGCGCTCGCTACATTCCTTACCAAGAGGGAAACCTTCATGCAGTTGTAGACGTCTATGGAACCACCAAACAAGTGCGAATTGTTCAGCTTTATGGAGGTATAAACTGTAAAATGATTATACTAACGCTgttatttatatctttatatgttATCAGCACAAACCTGAAAAcacttttttatttgatataattttgaaatgatttctGTATGCATATCTTTGGACTGTGCAGATAGTTGGTATTGTATACGGTTTCCCCTTTTCGTAGCAGTTTGCATGGCTGTTGGCTTGAGCACAACATATCAGCTGATGCATCTTGTGAGAAAATGTGCTTTATCTCAAAAGTAGGTCACTGTGACCTTATTTTGGAGTTTAATGCCGGTATTAAATATCTCAGGCACTATGATGCACAGGGCCATtgggcaaaggggattcaaagttgtgaaaagtagGGACCAcgctttttcaaggggagacaataagaaattattttaaaaaattgagaaatattcaaaaatcttctcaagataAATTTttccaggaaagctgaaacgtgtgtggaagcattctcaggcaGTGCAGATTCTGatcattcaaagttgtgaaaatcatgacccctggggtagggtggggccacaatgggggttaaacttttacataggaatatatagagttgaTCTTTCTTAGAGATCAGCCAGGAATGCTTAAACTTGCGTGGacgcatccttaggtagtgtagattcaaagttgtgaatatcgggtagggtggggccacaatgggggtagaattttttcaaatgaatatatacagtaaatctttaaaaaatcttcttctaagaaactaatcagccaggaaagcaaAAACTTGTAcgtagtgtaaattttaagttgtaaaaaaatgactttcaggagtagggtggggccacaatgggggggggggtgtcaaattgttacataggaatatacagagtaaatctttaaaaatcttcttttcagactCTAATCAGCCTggtgattctttaaaattgtttagactttggcccctggacaattcttgggcctcacagggggttcagagtttgatgtaggtttatatcccatatataattgttttggatctttttgagaattgCAATGCTCAACATAAAATCATACTGTTAGAAAAGGATCTAATGATAATAAACAGAAGAATGCGGAgaggaaaaattaatttttttatacggaatctacatttaaaatgtaacagGCTGGCCTTATTGTCCTCCTTTCCACTGTTGATGCTTCAGATATAACTCGTGTACtttgtaacattttattaatgtctTTACAACTACCGTTAAATCTCTAACAATTAAACAGCTGGTACATAAAAACTGTTTTGGTCCAAATCACACAATATCATATAGGGTCTTGTGAGTGGTTGGAGATAGCCAAATTAGCCTTAGGTCACCATAGCACAAATGAAGGGAATTAAAGGGGGACAACTCTTCTAATACAGGGAGCTTCTATGGGAGTAACCTTTTACATTGAGCAATACATTATGTTCACCAGGGGTTGTCAGTAATTACTTTGTCAGGAACTCAGTTGTCAGTAATTCAAAGTGTCAGGAATTTAGGTTGTCAGGAATTTAATTGTCAGAATATTTATATAGAAGGTAATAGACCTTAAGATTGCCAAGTTATGTTAACATTCTTAAAGCAAACTACTTGTAATGACTCAAACTCTTTATAGAAATTATGATCTTGGTTTGAGGAACGCATCACAGTTGTTAGGTCTGAGGTAATTGGTAGGGCTACCAGTGGAGCTATTTAACTTAACTGAGCAGCTTCCTCCCTTATATATCTTTGCAGCTAGTCAGTAACTAATTAAAATGCTCTCTATTCTCCTGACAATTCCTGACAGGAATAacttattataaataaatcaataaagaaTAATCATAAGTGTTCAAATCATTCTAGTAACTGTGTTTGTACTAATTCTATCTTAAACTGATTATTTACTTACTAAATACATCAAGTAATCTTGGATAGGAACTCATGTGGTGGAACTACACAAAGTTGTCAACACTGACTGTATTACTCATATTCTGGGGCAGAGTAAAATGGTACCAATTAAAAAGATCTAATAAAATAGGACACCCATTTACAGGCAATGTATACGAGATTAAGTTATTAACACTATTATTTAAGCAGTACATACTTGATATTCATAAAtgcaaattcaaattattgtgCCATTGAACTACTTGATGATGTCACACAATAGCAGCCTACATGCATTAAATGTAGAAGCTATGAAGGTACGCACATTCTCAATTTTTTCGGTAATGCTTTTCCTGTATTGTTTTACACACTCATCCACAACCCGCTTATAGTTTTTGCTTTGAGACTTAAgataatttaaatttccatCAGAATTGCATTTATTATGACTTTTCTTTGCCAAATGAAACTTTTTCCTTGCATTTCTACATTCTTTGTTCAACCATGGTTTATTACTGGACtttttctctgaaaatttaTTGCACTGCATAGTGTAATTTCCGAATGTATCGCTTGCTGCTTTgtgaaaaatattacaaatttttgTAGTTATAGTAGTAATACTTGTTTTGCATGCATTATTAACActaaggccagcattttttgaaatttcgatttacaaacccgccaatcctattttttaaaaattcaaataaaaataaaaggaccTGAACTAgctattaatttcattttttcctcCGACCCGAAATTTTCTTTCtggtaaaaataaatgttgatgcAATTGCGTATGTGTAGTCTGAATTATTGTTGTTCATGCATTGATTAAAAAGACCAAGTTCTTTCCGATCAAGTCACAGGCACTAGAAGTAACAAAAAACCACCATTGGGCCTACTCCTGTTTGCTTTCGTCCAACCCTACAATTTACGACCCTATTAAGTTTTGTGATCGGCAActtagccagaatttcctcaataGAGAGAAGTTGAAGTCTTTTTCTATCACGAttccgtaaattaaaaaaaaaacctcatcgccaagaaaatgataagttacttttttaaaaaacatttttgcaaaataaattctaaaataatcataatttaaccgtttggaaatagatcctctacataacggttgtaagtgggtcatagggttggactaataaccCTAAACACACTGAACACAGGAGTCTTATGACTGAAGGaaatagaatgattttatttgtcattaagctaacaaaataacgaaacatttcctttattaaaggtatagttacataaataaataaaattttaaatgttagttagtcttttttaaataaaaaaacttgtttgattttttactgacatttatggacatgcttctaatccaatttattttcagtaacaatattttaaattttgaatttgtgaatagcattgttaatttaatcaaataaattatttctcaCACTTCTTCCTATTTTTCTGCAAGGAGGAAGTGAAAACTCCCTTAATATTTTTGGTcttaatgtatatgtacagtatgtacttgtatttataaaaaaagaactttcgtttttatatatgcatgtacaatatATCAACACAAATTTTCAGTGCCCATGGATGAAATATGTTATGATAAGACCATCAccaattcaaccaaaattacttagatatttttaaaaaaatggcagCTCCTGGACAcatgttcttattttaaaaatattgttgaaaaattgttttattttcattttttttctcgacggacaaatttttcaattttatttttattttttttccctcctcctcaccaaataatttgaaaaatatttcgtaaatctaaaaataaaaaaaatgctggcctaacAGACATTTCCTATAAGTCTAATTGAATAGCGTCTACAGCTGATCAATCGATATTGTTACAAAAGTCGTCTGCTTTACCTGGACAccagttttaatttaattttcaccTGTATAGCTATGGGTTGGTTCCATGTTACGatatgaaaaagaaaacgatatacatgtagcatcactgcgaatgttattgtcatttaaattttagaccacgtggttttattttacCATTTCAGTTTTGTAGTAAAAATcttgcctcgtgtttatagtctatctTATATGTAGGTACTTGTagtgaaatataaataatagagatttatttatcttaaactgtatcttcattaattggtggataaaatgtgttctaggaATAACTGTGACAGTACAAAAAATAGTGTTTTTTTCTGCTTTTGCAAAAATTAGTAGCGATCCccctaagaattaattttcgatctgcgattgacctagtaataacatcaatagtgaagcAGACTATACTAATTTATGCAGAATGGTCCTTGAAATGGCTCGATACACtcagtttttatgcaaaacagtcacccattattttttttaaacatggtatTGTACACTATgtgcatcaaacatggctatgtttttattatgcaacccaatgtttatattttcaaccactctacacgtgtttgaacacgaacgataactctgttctgaatatcatcgtttaatataaataaccgctagatggtgaaattaGAAATACATCTtaaacgattttgatatttcgACATAAATCACAGTAGGATATGATACGAAAATCGACCAGTACTta is part of the Crassostrea angulata isolate pt1a10 chromosome 3, ASM2561291v2, whole genome shotgun sequence genome and encodes:
- the LOC128175845 gene encoding neuralized-like protein 2, yielding MTRFHPYHGQNICLLRDNMVAYRETSFAHAITFSEKPLRPGDIFLVEIEKNERGWSGHMRIGLTQFNPADHFELPQYALPDLHNMGKSWIFAVTKSHNKVMLDEEGDTDNGDEPYQSVIGETDIIQTPQGSFSHSLLLPLKQLFPLNKSRNNSYNVPKKNLLATDVGSRIGIMYKVNGDTAEMRFIINGEDQGPCARYIPYQEGNLHAVVDVYGTTKQVRIVQLYGGVVSNYFVRNSVVSNSKCQEFRLSGI